In candidate division KSB1 bacterium, a genomic segment contains:
- a CDS encoding zf-HC2 domain-containing protein, whose translation MVSKCEDITSRISDYLEGALDNGEKLNLEQHCKTCVECYSVLNRMGELSHHLQNLEKVKTSDSFQAVLRSRLRKELEHESETIIDKIVLFFQSKTTPALGYSLAVVLFFAYISYDIYHHSNENRQPFSSSVSPTPLQELRTIIPDQNPIVLDQEKSTEKLIYILEKVKEKDILKDSEWSHAKSIKRFEQQLPLTTDANRNRILLTNLQTVTF comes from the coding sequence ATGGTGTCAAAATGTGAAGATATCACGAGTAGAATATCAGATTATTTGGAGGGGGCTCTCGATAATGGCGAAAAACTAAACTTGGAACAGCATTGTAAAACGTGTGTTGAGTGTTATTCTGTTCTTAATCGCATGGGAGAGCTAAGTCATCATCTACAAAATCTTGAGAAAGTTAAGACGTCTGATTCATTTCAGGCTGTTTTAAGAAGTCGACTTAGAAAAGAACTTGAACATGAATCTGAAACTATTATTGATAAAATTGTACTGTTTTTCCAATCAAAAACAACTCCTGCATTAGGTTATTCTTTAGCGGTCGTGCTATTTTTTGCATATATATCTTATGATATTTATCATCACTCCAATGAAAATAGACAACCCTTCAGTAGTTCAGTATCTCCAACTCCACTCCAGGAACTTCGTACTATAATTCCCGATCAAAACCCAATTGTTCTTGATCAAGAAAAAAGCACAGAGAAATTAATATATATTCTTGAAAAAGTGAAAGAAAAAGATATTCTTAAGGATTCGGAATGGAGCCATGCGAAATCTATTAAAAGATTTGAACAGCAACTACCTTTGACAACGGATGCTAATAGAAACCGGATTCTACTAACTAATCTTCAGACTGTAACTTTTTAA
- a CDS encoding serine protease, whose translation MRINFKIKYTLRAVIVLLLSGINSSAMAQSPAFNTLETELQKLISYSQQYVVTVIGVSQEMYDEETVQSADSSQNPRSIIKPVYYKNVGSGLLVDSQGIVLTRSSIVKNKNKIFVRLFTGEEVDAEILGEQPNGITVLKINRIPIANPSFAHDSGMRLGSWIYVMGSSFGYGPAVALGLVEGILDNGYVLIGARAWNGCSGAPVFNLNGQVVGILAAKIEVTQELSKYTGIVDHDEYVVVPIGSLLPRIAQLVDRVKPAGWIGLTIMEDSQQRGVFQISQIQDNSPASQAGIQVGDEIVSFNEREVKSISEIWSQIKNSSVDDQIKLKIKRGNETIQTSIKFAPRLIIPKK comes from the coding sequence ATGCGGATTAATTTTAAGATAAAATATACCTTGAGGGCTGTAATTGTACTACTCCTGTCTGGTATTAATTCTTCCGCCATGGCGCAAAGCCCGGCTTTTAATACACTAGAGACTGAGTTGCAAAAGTTAATCTCATATTCCCAACAGTATGTTGTAACCGTAATCGGTGTATCACAGGAAATGTATGATGAAGAAACGGTCCAATCTGCAGATTCTAGCCAAAATCCAAGATCGATCATAAAGCCAGTTTACTATAAAAATGTAGGTTCAGGGTTACTTGTGGATTCACAAGGTATCGTCCTGACAAGATCTAGCATAGTCAAAAATAAAAATAAGATATTCGTTCGATTATTTACAGGTGAAGAGGTTGATGCAGAAATATTAGGTGAACAACCCAATGGGATTACAGTACTGAAAATTAATCGAATTCCTATTGCAAATCCATCTTTTGCTCATGATTCGGGAATGAGACTTGGAAGTTGGATTTATGTTATGGGTTCTTCATTCGGTTATGGTCCAGCCGTTGCGCTTGGCCTTGTTGAAGGGATCCTTGATAATGGCTATGTCCTGATTGGTGCACGTGCATGGAATGGTTGTTCCGGGGCGCCCGTTTTTAATTTGAATGGCCAGGTTGTTGGAATTTTAGCCGCAAAAATTGAAGTGACGCAAGAGTTATCCAAATATACCGGCATAGTAGACCATGATGAATATGTAGTAGTCCCAATTGGCTCTCTTCTCCCTCGAATCGCTCAACTTGTTGACAGAGTGAAACCGGCAGGATGGATTGGATTAACAATTATGGAGGATTCCCAACAAAGAGGGGTTTTCCAAATTAGTCAAATTCAAGATAATAGCCCTGCTTCACAAGCCGGTATCCAAGTTGGGGATGAAATTGTTTCGTTTAATGAAAGAGAAGTTAAGAGTATCTCTGAGATTTGGTCTCAAATAAAAAATAGTAGTGTGGATGATCAAATTAAATTAAAGATCAAGCGAGGTAATGAAACTATTCAAACTAGTATAAAATTTGCTCCCCGTTTAATTATACCAAAGAAATAA
- a CDS encoding GAF domain-containing protein, with amino-acid sequence MRSSTDSDKQTIWHIFDERYLLGLLALLFIVGLFLSVLFKEPYIIWILRFVILGLGLALFYLLWNDQVKSESEYENVSDEITQTNSAIQSITEFSVSSSSEKEEQFDFYQEINQFFGNIIKIIQASFAANSAVVFLWNNHSKALQVEFCSSNSRDLKAGTYIDRDGTLPGSVLVNKTVICEKSIPSGQPVQYYEKPIEIRSFLGVPMTISGEIKGVLCIDSLAANDFSDNDVDLLTSFEKLISQGVELISEREKIRLINQSISAQKVFLDSLNDDFSKGNTYVAIGKACKKVFDYDRLSIIMVAQENQDEGVVVKVFGQHDSMPEGYRFPLSEGINGWVIRKNEPLLLGDLEKGDLFRPRYSKLDKSNYGLRSFLGVPINFQNKVFGTISLEIRQPEYYTEWDQNILMILASNFGMAFSVMTDSSIQTEIIINKQ; translated from the coding sequence ATGAGGAGTTCTACAGACTCTGATAAGCAAACAATCTGGCACATATTTGATGAACGTTATTTATTAGGCCTGCTTGCGTTACTATTTATTGTGGGCCTTTTTCTTTCTGTTCTTTTCAAAGAACCATATATCATCTGGATATTACGATTCGTTATTCTAGGTTTAGGTCTTGCATTGTTTTATTTACTCTGGAATGACCAAGTCAAATCGGAGAGTGAATATGAAAATGTTTCAGATGAAATTACACAAACAAATTCTGCGATTCAATCAATAACGGAATTTTCGGTAAGCTCGTCAAGTGAAAAAGAAGAGCAATTTGATTTTTATCAAGAGATTAACCAGTTTTTTGGAAATATAATAAAAATTATTCAGGCATCTTTTGCTGCAAATTCGGCAGTCGTTTTTTTATGGAATAATCATTCTAAGGCACTGCAAGTTGAGTTTTGTTCAAGCAACAGTCGTGATTTGAAAGCTGGGACTTATATTGATCGGGATGGCACACTTCCTGGTAGCGTGTTAGTGAATAAAACGGTTATATGTGAAAAAAGTATTCCATCCGGTCAACCGGTACAATATTATGAAAAGCCAATTGAAATTCGATCTTTTCTCGGTGTTCCAATGACAATCAGCGGCGAGATCAAGGGCGTTTTGTGTATCGATAGTCTAGCCGCCAACGATTTCAGTGATAATGATGTGGATTTACTTACATCTTTTGAAAAATTGATCAGCCAGGGTGTCGAGTTAATCAGTGAGCGGGAAAAGATTAGGTTGATTAATCAATCTATTTCAGCTCAAAAAGTGTTTCTGGATAGTTTAAATGATGACTTTTCTAAGGGTAACACATATGTAGCTATTGGAAAAGCTTGTAAAAAGGTGTTTGATTATGATCGTCTTTCAATTATTATGGTTGCGCAAGAAAACCAAGATGAAGGAGTTGTGGTTAAAGTTTTCGGTCAACACGATAGTATGCCGGAAGGATATCGATTCCCGCTTTCTGAGGGTATAAATGGGTGGGTAATTCGTAAAAATGAACCTTTGTTACTTGGCGACTTGGAGAAAGGAGATTTATTCAGACCGCGTTATTCGAAGTTGGATAAATCAAATTATGGTTTGCGATCTTTTCTCGGTGTCCCGATAAATTTTCAAAATAAAGTATTTGGAACTATAAGCCTTGAAATTAGACAGCCTGAATACTACACGGAATGGGATCAAAATATTTTGATGATTCTGGCTTCTAATTTTGGGATGGCTTTTTCTGTAATGACAGATTCGTCAATTCAAACAGAAATAATTATTAACAAACAATAA